Proteins co-encoded in one Quercus robur chromosome 8, dhQueRobu3.1, whole genome shotgun sequence genomic window:
- the LOC126696427 gene encoding uncharacterized protein LOC126696427, whose product MRWFDGLGAGSINSFKKLTQAFGSHFIMCSKVPRPLDSLLSMSMREGEILKTYLDRYWEMFNEIDGDFDDVAIRTFKVGLPTKHDLRKSFTKKPVRSVRWLMDHIDEYKWVKEGQQQGNRKGKVISQEMRDFRSDRYNNNRPRRDFAGQSGSTAP is encoded by the coding sequence atgaggtggtttgatggtcTGGGTGCAGGTTCTATTAACTCCTTCAAGAAGCTCACACAAGCGTTTGGGTCTCATTTCATTATGTGTAGTAAGGTTCCTCGGCCCTTAGATTCTCTATTGTccatgtccatgcgagaaggtgAGATCCTGAAAACGTACTTGGACAGGTACTGGGAGATGTTTAATGAGATTGATGGGGATTTTGATGACGTGGCTATAAGGACCTTTAAGGTCGGACTACCCACCAAGCATGATTTGAGAAAATCCTTTACCAAAAAGCCAGTAAGGAGTGTTCGTTGGCTTATGGATCACATTGATGAGTACAAGTGGGTTAAGGAAGGCCAACAGCAAGGCAACAGGAAAGGTAAGGTTATCTCTCaagagatgagggatttcaggtcggataGATACAATAATAACAGACCTCGAAGGGATTTTGCGGGACAATCTGGATCTACGGCTCCTTAG
- the LOC126696861 gene encoding transcription factor bHLH57 isoform X1: MLLFNALCYFPGKANIFQAVFLLNILFSSTFVLSFHWGDWNPPTQYMKVFILLPLEFFGDHSDLGCLEQEFVTTESLKVEEEAAHFSNSMLEDKVPFLQMLQSVGSPHFFPFKEPSFQTLLRLQHLKKPCEDYTYFPEMESQIQALELESCVTNDMVELHSPMKSETMDLQHPHSASCLEATVSSECNQEKPNSAEKHCVESNSGSPPPWANPQSWPKHTQFSKSLPIVTRERKKRKRARSTKNKEEVENQRMTHIAVERNRRRQMNDHLNVLRSLMPASYIQRGDQASIIGGAIDFVKELEQLLHSLEAQKRMRKNKEGNESSTVVPSNGFFILPQCRIGSDEGNCGEEVKAENKSEVAEIEVTVIQTHVNLKIHCQRRPGQLLKAIVALEDLRLTVLHLNITSSESSVLYSFNLKMEDECKLGSADEIASKVQQIFSLINGS, encoded by the exons ATGCTTTTATTTAATGCCTTGTGTTATTTTCCTGGAAAAGCTAACATATTCCAAGCTGTTTTCCTCTTAAATATTCTATTCTCGTCCacttttgttctctcttttcacTGGGGAGACTGGAACCCCCCAACCCAATACATGAAAGTGTTTATCTTGCTCCCATTGGAG TTCTTTGGGGACCATTCAGACCTGGGTTGTTTAGAGCAAGAATTTGTGACCACGGAAAGCTTGAAAGTTGAGGAAGAAGCAGCACACTTTTCAAACTCAATGTTAGAGGACAAAGTGCCATTTCTTCAGATGCTACAGAGTGTGGGATCCCCTcacttttttcctttcaaagaGCCTAGTTTTCAAACACTGTTGAGATTGCAACACCTAAAGAAGCCTTGCGAGGATTACACCTATTTTCCTGAAATGGAATCCCAAATTCAGGCCCTAGAGCTTGAGAGCTGTGTCACCAATGACATGGTAGAGCTACACTCACCAATGAAATCCGAGACCATGGACCTTCAACACCCACATTCAGCTTCATGTCTCGAAGCTACTGTGAGCTCAGAGTGCAACCAAGAAAAACCCAACTCAGCTGAAAAACATTGCGTAGAAAGTAACTCGGGCTCTCCACCTCCTTGGGCTAACCCACAATCCTGGCCTAAACACACCCAGTTCTCCAAATCTCTACCAATAGTAACACGGGAGAGAAAAAAGCGAAAGCGAGCAAGATCAACCAAGAACAAAGAAGAGGTAGAGAACCAGCGCATGACCCACATTGCTGTGGAACGCAACCGGAGACGCCAAATGAATGACCATCTCAATGTCCTCAGGTCTCTCATGCCCGCCTCCTATATTCAAAGG GGTGACCAAGCTTCTATTATTGGAGGTGCAATAGACTTTGTGAAGGAACTAGAGCAGCTACTTCATTCCCTTGAAGCacaaaagagaatgagaaaaaacaaagaaggaaacGAAAGCTCCACTGTGGTCCCATCCAATGGCTTCTTTATTTTGCCACAATGTAGAATTGGTTCTGATGAAGGAAATTGTGGAGAAGAGGTGAAGGCAGAGAACAAGTCTGAGGTGGCGGAGATAGAAGTGACAGTGATTCAAACTCATGTTAACTTGAAAATTCATTGCCAAAGGAGGCCTGGCCAGTTGCTCAAAGCCATTGTTGCATTGGAGGATCTTAGGCTCACAGTTTTGCACCTTAACATTACCTCCTCGGAGAGCTCAGTACTTTACTCTTTCAATCTCAAG ATGGAGGATGAGTGTAAATTAGGATCTGCTGATGAGATTGCATCGAAAGTTCAACAAATATTCAGCCTCATCAACGGTAGCTGA
- the LOC126696429 gene encoding uncharacterized protein LOC126696429 — MAHHSSGDPAWAHARAGTSSASVASAPARSEDLAWAHARAVPNAKNNTICLHCNKLIKGGGITRLKYHLAGIRGQVEPCKKVSSDIRFQMKQMIEDLKKSKQTKKRIQLEIGNPYDVDEEDDKVRVVEKGPPQTLGKRKSRGKDVDTDMGQIRGKKKIKSYFAPRTTPGAQPSIRSALATKAMIDNAKMNMARWWYHSNVPFYASQSPYYQPMIDSIAAIGPGFKGPSFYELRGPLLKNVVHEVNDFLLDIKNDWKVYGYLVMSDGWKNQKQQPIMNFLVYCPRGAMFLKSIDTSSLTKDAETLFNIFDSVVQEIGVEYIVQLITDNASAYKKS, encoded by the coding sequence ATGGCTCATCATAGTTCAGGGGATCCCGCATGGGCTCATGCCCGTGCAGGTACTTCTTCTGCTTCTGTGGCCTCTGCCCCTGCAAGATCAGAGGATCTCGCATGGGCTCATGCCCGTGCAGTGCCTAACGCAAAAAATAACACTATATGTTTGCATTGTAATAAGTTGATTAAAGGGGGTGGTATTACTAGACTTAAGTATCATCTTGCTGGGATTAGGGGTCAAGTTGAACCATGTAAAAAGGTTTCATCTGATATTAGGTTTCAAATGAAACAAATGATTGAAGACTtgaaaaaatctaaacaaactAAAAAGAGGATTCAATTAGAAATTGGGAACCCATATGATGTTGATGAGGAGGATGATAAGGTTAGGGTTGTTGAAAAGGGTCCCCCTCAAACATTAGGTAAACGAAAATCTAGGGGAAAAGACGTTGACACTGATATGGGTCAAAtaagaggaaagaagaaaattaagagTTATTTTGCTCCTAGAACAACTCCCGGTGCTCAACCCTCTATAAGAAGTGCTTTGGCTACAAAAGCAATGATTGATAATGCAAAAATGAATATGGCAAGATGGTGGTATCATTCTAATGTACCCTTTTATGCATCTCAGTCACCCTATTATCAACCTATGATAGATTCCATTGCTGCTATTGGGCCGGGATTTAAGGGGCCTTCTTTTTATGAGTTGAGGGGACCCCTTTTGAAAAATGTTGTCCATGAagttaatgattttttgttAGATATAAAAAATGATTGGAAAGTATATGGCTATTTAGTGATGTCTGATGGGtggaaaaatcaaaaacaacaaccaataatgaattttttggtGTATTGTCCAAGGGGAGCCATGTTCTTGAAATCTATTGACACTTCAAGCCTTACAAAGGATGCTGAAACTTTGTTCAATATATTTGATTCTGTTGTTCAAGAAATTGGTGTGGAATATATTGTGCAATTGATTACAGATAATGCTTCTGCCTATAAAAAAAGCTAG
- the LOC126696428 gene encoding uncharacterized protein LOC126696428: MRQDFTNGRELCRPAITRKEISKIVLEDYSFWSQCKNIVKVSEPLVRVLRLVDGDEKPAMGWDKQLHSPLHAAGCFLNPTIYFRPSFKRQNEVQRGLLSTLMRLVPDPDIQDKISSQFDEYKKSIGDFGTSLAIHQRERLNPVSWWEQFGLGALDLQSFAIHSTFEYVHSKKRNRLEHKRVNDLVFVHYNLRLRERNIQRNKYALDPISLDNIDLMGDWVAEEPALLNPNDINWDCLNEPAPLVNVEEDAELETIDVDVDDDDDNNNEHGLTNLPMGASSSCGSSFNDEFDPFLMNDDEEEE, from the exons ATGAGGCAAGATTTTACAAATGGAAGAGAGTTATGTCGTCCTGCAATTACAAG GAAGGAGataagtaaaattgttttggaaGATTATTCGTTTTGGTCTCAATGCAAGAACATAGTGAAAGTTAGTGAGCCTTTAGTTAGAGTACTTCGTCTTGTTGATGGGGATGAGAAACCTGCTATGGG ATGGGACAAACAACTTCATAGTCCTCTGCATGCAGCAGGTTGCTTTCTTAACCCTACAATATACTTTAGGCCTTCATTTAAAAGGCAAAATGAAGTTCAAAGAGGGTTGTTAAGCACTCTAATGAGGTTGGTTCCCGATCCTGACATTCAAGACAAAATAAGTTCACAATTTGATGAgtacaaaaaatcaattggtgacTTTGGCACATCACTAGCAATCCACCAACGAGAGAGACTAAATCCAG TTTCATGGTGGGAGCAATTTGGACTTGGAGCTCTAGACTTACAATCATTTGCCATTCAT AGCACATTTGAATATGTTCactcaaagaagagaaatagaTTGGAACATAAACGAGTAAATGATTTGGTCTTTGTCCATTATAATTTGAGGCTTCGAGAAAG GAACATTCAAAGGAATAAGTATGCATTGGATCCTATAAGCTTGGATAACATTGACTTGATGGGAGATTGGGTGGCTGAAGAACCTGCACTTCTTAATCCAAATGACATAAATTGGGATTGTCTTAATGAACCAGCACCCCTAGTGAATGTGGAAGAGGATGCTGAACTTGAAACTATTGATGTTGATgtcgatgatgatgatgacaacaACAATGAACATGGCTTGACAAATCTTCCAATGGGTGCTAGTAGTTCTTGTGGGAGTTCTTTTAATGATGAATTTGATCCTTTTCTCATGAatgatgatgaggaggaggagTAA
- the LOC126696861 gene encoding transcription factor bHLH67 isoform X2, with translation MERLQGPMNPCFFGDHSDLGCLEQEFVTTESLKVEEEAAHFSNSMLEDKVPFLQMLQSVGSPHFFPFKEPSFQTLLRLQHLKKPCEDYTYFPEMESQIQALELESCVTNDMVELHSPMKSETMDLQHPHSASCLEATVSSECNQEKPNSAEKHCVESNSGSPPPWANPQSWPKHTQFSKSLPIVTRERKKRKRARSTKNKEEVENQRMTHIAVERNRRRQMNDHLNVLRSLMPASYIQRGDQASIIGGAIDFVKELEQLLHSLEAQKRMRKNKEGNESSTVVPSNGFFILPQCRIGSDEGNCGEEVKAENKSEVAEIEVTVIQTHVNLKIHCQRRPGQLLKAIVALEDLRLTVLHLNITSSESSVLYSFNLKMEDECKLGSADEIASKVQQIFSLINGS, from the exons atggagaggctCCAAGGACCCATGAATCCCTGT TTCTTTGGGGACCATTCAGACCTGGGTTGTTTAGAGCAAGAATTTGTGACCACGGAAAGCTTGAAAGTTGAGGAAGAAGCAGCACACTTTTCAAACTCAATGTTAGAGGACAAAGTGCCATTTCTTCAGATGCTACAGAGTGTGGGATCCCCTcacttttttcctttcaaagaGCCTAGTTTTCAAACACTGTTGAGATTGCAACACCTAAAGAAGCCTTGCGAGGATTACACCTATTTTCCTGAAATGGAATCCCAAATTCAGGCCCTAGAGCTTGAGAGCTGTGTCACCAATGACATGGTAGAGCTACACTCACCAATGAAATCCGAGACCATGGACCTTCAACACCCACATTCAGCTTCATGTCTCGAAGCTACTGTGAGCTCAGAGTGCAACCAAGAAAAACCCAACTCAGCTGAAAAACATTGCGTAGAAAGTAACTCGGGCTCTCCACCTCCTTGGGCTAACCCACAATCCTGGCCTAAACACACCCAGTTCTCCAAATCTCTACCAATAGTAACACGGGAGAGAAAAAAGCGAAAGCGAGCAAGATCAACCAAGAACAAAGAAGAGGTAGAGAACCAGCGCATGACCCACATTGCTGTGGAACGCAACCGGAGACGCCAAATGAATGACCATCTCAATGTCCTCAGGTCTCTCATGCCCGCCTCCTATATTCAAAGG GGTGACCAAGCTTCTATTATTGGAGGTGCAATAGACTTTGTGAAGGAACTAGAGCAGCTACTTCATTCCCTTGAAGCacaaaagagaatgagaaaaaacaaagaaggaaacGAAAGCTCCACTGTGGTCCCATCCAATGGCTTCTTTATTTTGCCACAATGTAGAATTGGTTCTGATGAAGGAAATTGTGGAGAAGAGGTGAAGGCAGAGAACAAGTCTGAGGTGGCGGAGATAGAAGTGACAGTGATTCAAACTCATGTTAACTTGAAAATTCATTGCCAAAGGAGGCCTGGCCAGTTGCTCAAAGCCATTGTTGCATTGGAGGATCTTAGGCTCACAGTTTTGCACCTTAACATTACCTCCTCGGAGAGCTCAGTACTTTACTCTTTCAATCTCAAG ATGGAGGATGAGTGTAAATTAGGATCTGCTGATGAGATTGCATCGAAAGTTCAACAAATATTCAGCCTCATCAACGGTAGCTGA